The proteins below come from a single Nocardiopsis gilva YIM 90087 genomic window:
- a CDS encoding NUDIX domain-containing protein: MSRLHPLNGAKVWLGGRMPDRYDSVVCLLFSGDRPVLVRNRDRAWEFPGGHAETGEDVEATARREAREEAGAKLADVIVDGYYVLASGHTTVVTHAQVAARGALSGEFETVEAREFDVLPDDLSWDDGLYAHLLRRLDLPGAPGAE, encoded by the coding sequence ATGAGCCGACTTCACCCACTGAATGGGGCGAAGGTGTGGCTCGGCGGCCGCATGCCCGACCGCTACGACTCTGTGGTCTGCCTTCTTTTCTCGGGGGACCGCCCGGTGCTGGTACGCAACCGGGACCGCGCGTGGGAGTTCCCCGGCGGGCACGCCGAAACCGGGGAGGACGTCGAAGCCACCGCCCGCCGCGAGGCGCGCGAGGAGGCCGGGGCCAAGCTGGCGGATGTGATCGTCGACGGCTACTACGTGCTGGCCAGCGGCCACACCACGGTCGTGACCCACGCCCAAGTGGCGGCGCGGGGTGCGCTCAGTGGGGAGTTCGAGACCGTCGAGGCCCGTGAGTTCGATGTCCTCCCAGACGACCTCTCCTGGGACGACGGGCTCTACGCCCACCTGCTGCGTAGGCTCGACCTGCCGGGTGCGCCCGGGGCCGAGTGA
- a CDS encoding tetratricopeptide repeat protein has product MTISQLDAEARRELGSLPRTLAEVVGRHLVMAGQLLDEDPELAYKHAVYARRKASRLGVVREAAGVAAYSVGNWQEALSDLRAARRMTGRNSFLAVMADCERGLGRSERALEISRSPEAEHLDPAERVELRIVAAGARRDLGQMEAALVELQIPELKERRARPYLARLFYAYADVLQELGRDAEAREYFARASAVDQEGVTDADERLATLEGVEIVDIDDGIVWTDAEDPAAEEGPESELDTDSAPESDAETTADTAVGGAGSAAQSEVDADAESETVTEADREREIEDKGNGERPRQAEQASDEEPPQDLS; this is encoded by the coding sequence GTGACCATCTCGCAGCTCGATGCCGAGGCTCGCCGCGAGCTCGGCTCGCTGCCGCGCACCCTCGCTGAGGTCGTCGGCCGCCACCTGGTTATGGCCGGACAGCTGCTGGACGAGGACCCCGAGCTGGCCTATAAGCACGCCGTCTACGCGCGCCGCAAGGCTTCGCGCTTGGGCGTCGTGCGGGAGGCCGCAGGCGTCGCCGCCTACAGCGTCGGCAACTGGCAGGAAGCCCTGTCGGACCTGCGCGCGGCCCGCCGAATGACCGGTCGCAACAGCTTCCTGGCGGTCATGGCCGACTGCGAGCGCGGCCTGGGCCGTTCCGAGCGCGCGCTGGAGATCTCCCGCTCGCCCGAGGCCGAGCACTTGGACCCGGCGGAGCGTGTCGAGCTGCGGATCGTGGCCGCGGGGGCTCGACGCGACCTTGGCCAGATGGAGGCAGCGCTCGTCGAGCTGCAGATTCCAGAGCTCAAGGAGCGCCGCGCCCGCCCGTACCTTGCCCGGCTGTTCTACGCCTACGCCGATGTTCTGCAGGAACTCGGCCGTGATGCGGAGGCACGGGAGTACTTCGCTCGAGCCTCGGCCGTGGACCAAGAAGGCGTGACCGACGCCGACGAGCGGCTCGCAACGCTGGAGGGCGTTGAGATCGTCGACATCGACGACGGCATCGTCTGGACCGATGCCGAGGACCCTGCGGCAGAGGAAGGACCCGAGTCAGAGCTCGACACCGACTCTGCTCCGGAATCCGATGCTGAAACGACGGCCGACACCGCCGTCGGCGGCGCCGGGTCCGCCGCACAGTCCGAGGTGGACGCCGACGCTGAGTCCGAGACGGTTACGGAAGCCGACCGCGAACGCGAAATCGAGGACAAGGGCAACGGCGAACGGCCACGGCAGGCCGAGCAGGCGTCCGATGAGGAGCCCCCGCAGGACCTCTCCTGA
- the nhaA gene encoding Na+/H+ antiporter NhaA, which yields MVKKSGMHAIADALRRDAVGGFLLITAAAIALIWANSPAAGLYESIRDFELGPEALHLNLTVGTWAADGLLAIFFFIVGAELKQEFVHGELRNPRRAMLPIIAAIGGMVVPALIYVAFNVTRPDMLGGWGVPMATDIAFALAILAVVGRHLPTALRTFLLTLAIVDDLGAIMVIAIFYTDKLDFVYLLGALLLLGVFAYLQQGRGIAAALNRSSFPMLIIYIPLAFVIWMFMHESGVHATIAGVSMGLLMRTSVHEGESDSPLHRVEHALRPWSSALALPIFALMSAGVVFAGMGTMVTDTVALGIIFGLVCGKLVGIFGGAWLTTKLTRAELNPTLQWIDICGMSLLGGIGFTVSLLISELAFPAGTALEHAKGGVLIASLLATLISAGILMRRSAHYHRHGIPDITGAPVSKG from the coding sequence ATGGTGAAGAAGTCAGGAATGCACGCGATCGCTGACGCGCTGCGACGAGACGCGGTCGGAGGCTTCCTGCTCATCACCGCAGCCGCAATCGCCCTCATCTGGGCGAACTCCCCTGCGGCCGGGCTGTACGAGAGCATCCGCGACTTCGAGCTCGGCCCTGAGGCACTCCACCTCAACCTGACCGTCGGCACATGGGCGGCCGACGGCCTGCTGGCGATCTTCTTCTTCATCGTCGGCGCCGAGCTCAAACAGGAGTTCGTCCACGGAGAGCTGCGGAATCCGCGCCGCGCGATGCTGCCTATCATCGCCGCCATCGGCGGCATGGTCGTGCCGGCGCTGATCTACGTCGCCTTCAACGTGACCCGCCCCGACATGCTCGGCGGCTGGGGCGTCCCCATGGCCACCGACATCGCGTTCGCGCTGGCCATCCTGGCCGTTGTCGGCCGCCACCTGCCCACCGCGCTGCGCACCTTCCTGCTGACCCTGGCCATCGTCGACGACCTCGGCGCGATCATGGTCATCGCGATCTTCTACACGGACAAGCTCGACTTCGTTTACTTGCTCGGTGCCCTTCTCCTCCTCGGCGTCTTCGCCTACCTGCAGCAGGGCCGTGGGATCGCCGCCGCGCTGAACCGCTCCTCGTTCCCGATGTTGATCATCTACATCCCGCTGGCGTTCGTCATCTGGATGTTCATGCACGAAAGCGGCGTGCACGCCACCATCGCGGGCGTGTCCATGGGCCTCCTCATGCGCACCAGCGTCCATGAGGGTGAGAGCGATTCCCCGCTGCACCGCGTGGAGCACGCACTTCGCCCCTGGTCGTCGGCGCTGGCGCTGCCGATCTTCGCGCTGATGTCCGCTGGCGTCGTGTTCGCGGGGATGGGAACGATGGTCACCGACACCGTCGCCCTCGGCATCATCTTCGGTCTTGTGTGTGGAAAGCTGGTCGGGATCTTCGGCGGCGCCTGGCTGACCACCAAGCTGACCAGGGCCGAGCTCAACCCGACCCTGCAGTGGATCGACATCTGCGGGATGTCCCTCCTGGGTGGTATCGGCTTCACGGTGTCGCTTCTCATCAGCGAACTCGCGTTTCCCGCCGGAACGGCCCTGGAGCACGCCAAGGGCGGCGTGCTGATAGCGTCCCTCCTCGCCACACTGATCTCTGCGGGAATCCTGATGCGGCGCAGCGCGCACTACCACCGCCATGGCATCCCGGACATCACGGGGGCGCCTGTCAGCAAGGGCTGA
- a CDS encoding GNAT family N-acetyltransferase, with protein MTLDIRPSRPDDLPTAVAIRSRVFPYEISALETFRWHAEKTPAQARFRMFVAELGGRVVGYSTAMLTWDSSRPDQGRIVAMVDPDHRRTGVGSALVNVAEGHLRTAGATIVRSAGPIPEADEFAHRRGYERRSISHHQELDLAGLPVPPPKPAGVELRPTADYADDPRPVHAVDEAVSADEPSDIPIDAMPYDTWLDLVWNEPRLDHELSVVLLVDGRPGGIVAFQSDRRTRLVSAMTGTLREYRGRRFAKYAKAAALHRARERGFRLAYTANDHTNAPMLAINTWLGYRHHTTEGHYDLALCVDS; from the coding sequence ATGACTCTTGACATCCGTCCGTCCCGACCGGACGACCTCCCCACCGCGGTCGCTATCCGCAGCCGTGTGTTTCCCTATGAGATCTCAGCACTCGAGACCTTCCGCTGGCACGCGGAAAAGACCCCTGCGCAGGCGCGGTTCAGGATGTTCGTCGCCGAGCTCGGCGGGAGGGTCGTCGGCTACTCAACCGCGATGTTGACCTGGGACAGCAGCCGACCCGACCAAGGACGGATCGTGGCCATGGTCGATCCGGACCACAGGAGGACGGGCGTTGGCAGTGCGTTGGTCAACGTCGCGGAGGGCCACCTGCGCACCGCTGGCGCGACTATCGTGCGGAGCGCCGGGCCCATCCCCGAGGCCGACGAGTTCGCCCACCGTCGTGGCTATGAGCGACGCTCCATCTCCCACCACCAGGAACTGGATCTGGCCGGGCTGCCAGTGCCTCCGCCCAAGCCCGCAGGAGTGGAACTGCGGCCTACCGCCGATTACGCGGATGACCCCCGGCCCGTGCACGCGGTGGACGAGGCCGTGAGCGCCGATGAACCGAGCGATATCCCGATCGACGCGATGCCCTATGACACGTGGCTCGACCTTGTCTGGAACGAACCTCGGCTGGACCACGAGCTGAGCGTCGTGCTCCTCGTGGACGGACGCCCAGGCGGGATCGTCGCGTTTCAGTCCGATCGCCGGACACGACTGGTGTCCGCCATGACCGGAACCCTGCGCGAGTACCGCGGGCGCAGGTTCGCGAAGTACGCCAAGGCCGCCGCGCTGCACCGCGCCCGCGAGCGCGGGTTTCGGCTGGCCTACACGGCCAATGACCACACCAACGCGCCCATGCTCGCCATCAACACCTGGCTCGGATACAGACACCACACCACCGAGGGGCACTATGACCTGGCTCTGTGTGTGGACTCGTGA
- a CDS encoding single-stranded DNA-binding protein produces the protein MQEKHPDQPATSRPTARCTATGRTATGRTTNGRAASGHSLCSAPRPTPAAGTVPVPRDGHARDRCGHRNEVVLAGRVTAEPYVRELPSGDHLVTWRISVARPPANRRPNQPADPITCVSFRPDIEEATRGWRIGDVVQVSGALRRRFWRSSKGSTSVIEVEAASVALLESASAASTVHRAPDSSREAGSETEPSAIAARGEPGERGTPGERDSASDEQ, from the coding sequence ATGCAGGAGAAGCACCCAGACCAGCCCGCCACCAGCCGTCCCACTGCGCGCTGTACTGCCACCGGCCGGACAGCCACCGGTCGGACGACCAATGGCCGCGCGGCCTCTGGCCACTCGCTCTGCTCGGCGCCCAGGCCGACACCCGCGGCGGGCACCGTCCCGGTACCGCGCGATGGCCATGCGCGCGACCGCTGCGGCCACCGCAACGAGGTCGTGCTGGCGGGGCGCGTCACCGCCGAGCCCTACGTTCGCGAGCTGCCCAGCGGGGACCATCTCGTCACCTGGCGTATCTCGGTCGCCCGGCCTCCGGCGAACCGGCGTCCCAACCAGCCGGCCGACCCGATCACGTGCGTCAGTTTCCGCCCGGACATCGAGGAGGCCACGCGCGGCTGGCGGATCGGCGACGTAGTACAGGTCAGCGGCGCGCTGCGGCGGAGGTTCTGGCGTTCATCGAAGGGGTCCACCAGCGTGATCGAAGTTGAGGCCGCGTCGGTCGCCCTGCTGGAGAGCGCCTCCGCGGCCAGCACCGTCCACCGCGCCCCCGACAGCAGCCGAGAAGCCGGCAGCGAGACCGAGCCCTCGGCCATTGCCGCTCGCGGCGAACCTGGGGAGCGCGGAACGCCCGGAGAGCGGGATTCAGCGTCCGACGAGCAGTAA
- a CDS encoding DUF1015 domain-containing protein translates to MRRDAGTDALELAPLRGLRYATRDAGALIDSPAFNLALALAPPYDVVDAESFLDMMRAEPHNAMRLTAPPAGVNAESVAGLIPSTQELTGPDRYHAAARTLRAWIGNGILVRDSAPVIYVYEQTSPTGERQRGLIGALRLPPPSGRAVRPHEDTAPGPVADRVQLMATTRANLEPIFLLYRGGTGGARGAATVATDVTADSGTAPLVDTVTGDGIAHRLWAIDDPAVHADIATDLATRTALIADGHHRYAAYQQLRAERPSPGPWEHGLAMLVDSDASPPRLGAIHRVLRDIDVHTAARSASKVAEVERLSDPVNGAGEMSAAMKRLRLEAADGPALLLVGPGDDAGYLLHNFTTERLAAVAPDRSAEWRMLPTAALEHLLCPLWEVDNGRIDLIHDDPAEAVDTTRPGLDTAVLVPSLRVEDVYAVTARGELTPRKSTSFGPKPRTGLVMRHLE, encoded by the coding sequence GTGCGGAGAGATGCGGGCACTGACGCCCTGGAACTGGCGCCGTTGCGCGGCCTGCGCTATGCCACCCGTGACGCCGGGGCGCTGATCGACTCCCCCGCGTTCAACCTGGCCCTCGCGCTCGCCCCGCCCTATGACGTTGTGGACGCGGAATCCTTCCTTGACATGATGCGCGCCGAGCCACACAACGCCATGCGGCTCACCGCGCCTCCCGCCGGTGTGAACGCGGAGTCGGTAGCCGGGCTCATCCCCTCCACCCAGGAGCTCACCGGCCCGGACCGGTACCACGCGGCCGCTCGTACCCTGCGGGCCTGGATCGGCAACGGGATCCTGGTGCGCGACTCCGCTCCCGTGATCTACGTCTACGAGCAGACCTCGCCCACCGGGGAGCGCCAACGCGGCCTCATCGGAGCTCTGCGGCTGCCTCCACCCAGCGGGCGGGCGGTCCGTCCGCACGAGGACACCGCGCCCGGTCCTGTGGCCGACCGCGTCCAGCTGATGGCTACGACCCGAGCCAACCTTGAGCCGATCTTCCTCCTTTACCGGGGTGGAACCGGCGGGGCCCGAGGGGCGGCCACAGTGGCCACCGACGTCACGGCGGACAGCGGGACCGCACCCCTGGTGGACACGGTCACCGGTGACGGGATCGCGCACCGCCTGTGGGCCATTGACGACCCCGCTGTCCATGCCGACATCGCCACCGACCTGGCCACGCGCACGGCACTGATCGCCGATGGTCACCACCGCTACGCGGCCTACCAGCAGCTTCGAGCCGAGAGGCCCAGCCCCGGCCCGTGGGAGCACGGCCTGGCCATGCTGGTCGACTCCGACGCCTCACCTCCCCGATTGGGCGCCATCCACCGCGTACTGCGGGACATCGACGTGCACACGGCTGCTCGTAGTGCCTCGAAAGTGGCCGAGGTCGAGCGGCTGTCCGACCCAGTCAACGGGGCGGGCGAAATGAGCGCGGCGATGAAGCGGCTCCGGCTGGAGGCCGCCGACGGCCCCGCCCTGCTGCTCGTCGGACCTGGCGACGACGCCGGTTACCTGCTGCACAACTTCACCACGGAGCGGCTCGCGGCCGTTGCTCCGGATCGATCCGCCGAGTGGCGGATGCTGCCCACCGCCGCGCTCGAACACCTCCTCTGCCCGCTGTGGGAGGTCGACAACGGCCGAATCGACCTCATCCACGACGACCCGGCCGAAGCGGTGGACACGACGCGGCCCGGACTCGATACCGCCGTGCTGGTTCCGTCGCTGCGCGTCGAGGACGTCTACGCTGTGACCGCGCGCGGGGAGCTCACGCCGCGCAAGTCCACCTCCTTCGGCCCCAAACCACGGACTGGACTGGTCATGCGGCATCTGGAATAA
- a CDS encoding MBL fold metallo-hydrolase, with protein MHEQAGTTGFPSGITALGEEVYAIDTRMAGYPGITSSYLIRTERPCVVEVGTAGSAPVLRDALAALGVEAHDLATIVVTHIHLDHAGGTGDVAAMFPNAEIVVHERGARHLADPARLMNSAKMVWGDNLDVLFGEMHPTEAARIRAVAETGTVDLGAGRRLIGHYTPGHAKHHMGLVDSLTGDLYVGDALGVYNPHTCDVRPATPPPDFDMDAALASLRLFGDIGARRLMFSHFGAVETVEEMLDRAREELHAWVEAVRDAHHSSSGDLDHAVAMVRERVQHRYRPLPAEASRESAEVMELLSGVESNVAGIAHWLDRVAADQREATAEKTEKKAE; from the coding sequence GTGCACGAGCAAGCGGGCACGACCGGATTCCCCAGCGGCATAACCGCGTTGGGCGAGGAGGTCTACGCCATCGACACCCGGATGGCCGGATACCCCGGGATCACCTCGAGTTATCTGATCCGGACCGAGCGGCCATGCGTCGTCGAGGTCGGCACGGCCGGATCGGCCCCGGTTCTGCGCGACGCGCTGGCCGCGCTCGGTGTCGAGGCGCATGACCTCGCCACCATCGTGGTGACCCACATCCATCTCGACCACGCGGGCGGGACCGGCGACGTCGCGGCGATGTTCCCCAACGCCGAGATCGTCGTGCACGAGCGCGGTGCCCGTCATCTCGCCGACCCCGCACGGCTGATGAACAGCGCCAAGATGGTGTGGGGCGACAACCTCGACGTGCTGTTCGGCGAGATGCACCCGACCGAGGCCGCACGCATCCGCGCGGTCGCCGAGACCGGGACGGTCGATCTGGGCGCGGGGCGCCGCCTCATCGGCCACTACACGCCCGGCCACGCCAAGCACCACATGGGACTGGTGGATTCCCTGACCGGCGACCTGTATGTCGGCGACGCGCTCGGTGTGTACAACCCCCACACCTGCGACGTCCGCCCGGCCACGCCCCCGCCGGACTTCGACATGGACGCTGCGTTGGCCTCGTTGCGGCTGTTCGGGGACATTGGCGCGCGACGCCTGATGTTCTCGCACTTCGGGGCGGTGGAAACGGTCGAGGAGATGCTGGATCGGGCGCGTGAGGAGCTGCACGCCTGGGTCGAGGCGGTCCGGGACGCTCACCACTCCAGCAGCGGGGACCTCGACCACGCGGTCGCGATGGTCCGCGAGCGCGTTCAGCACCGTTACCGTCCGCTTCCTGCGGAGGCGTCCCGTGAGTCAGCGGAGGTGATGGAGCTGCTCAGCGGAGTCGAGAGCAATGTCGCGGGCATCGCACACTGGCTCGATCGCGTGGCCGCCGACCAGCGCGAGGCCACGGCGGAGAAAACGGAGAAGAAGGCGGAGTAA
- a CDS encoding HAD-IIA family hydrolase, giving the protein MTLLGSTQPLDTVYDAALVDLDGVVYIGPQAVPAAPEAIDKARATGMRVAFVTNNASRTPAAIAERLTALGIHAVPGDVVTSAEAAARMVAQRFPAGSPVLVVGDTGLRVAVRRQGMRPVSVAAERPVAVVQGYSPRIGYDLICEGTLAVAQGALFITSNSDATAPMERGILPANGSFSRVIANATGQEPLVAGKPMRPLHEEGVIRTGAAIPLVVGDRLDTDIEGACARGAASMLVLSGVTTPADLITAPAHCRPSYLAWDLAGMNLPHPEIHMDATGVHCGGWTAAVHEGRLELAGGGDRLDGLRALCVAAWSIPTSPGTGGAAAAGTAVRPEAAPFGPALAQLGW; this is encoded by the coding sequence ATGACCCTGCTCGGCTCCACCCAGCCCCTGGACACCGTCTACGACGCCGCCCTGGTCGACCTCGACGGCGTCGTCTATATCGGTCCGCAGGCCGTCCCAGCCGCGCCCGAGGCCATCGACAAGGCCCGGGCCACCGGGATGCGGGTGGCGTTCGTGACCAACAACGCCTCGCGCACCCCCGCCGCGATCGCCGAGCGGCTCACCGCGCTGGGCATCCACGCGGTGCCCGGCGACGTGGTGACCTCGGCCGAGGCCGCCGCGCGCATGGTGGCCCAGCGCTTTCCAGCAGGATCGCCGGTGCTCGTCGTGGGCGACACGGGTCTCCGTGTAGCGGTGCGCCGACAGGGCATGCGGCCGGTCTCGGTCGCCGCCGAGCGCCCGGTGGCGGTCGTCCAGGGGTACTCGCCGCGGATCGGCTACGACCTCATCTGCGAGGGCACCCTCGCGGTTGCCCAGGGGGCCCTGTTCATCACGAGCAACTCCGACGCCACGGCCCCGATGGAACGCGGCATACTCCCGGCCAACGGCTCCTTCTCCCGCGTGATCGCCAACGCCACCGGGCAGGAACCCCTCGTCGCGGGCAAGCCGATGCGGCCACTGCACGAGGAGGGCGTGATCCGCACCGGCGCCGCCATCCCCCTCGTCGTCGGCGACAGGCTCGACACCGACATCGAAGGCGCGTGTGCGCGCGGGGCGGCGAGCATGCTGGTGCTCTCGGGGGTCACGACACCCGCCGACCTGATCACCGCTCCAGCACACTGCCGCCCCTCTTATCTCGCCTGGGACCTGGCCGGGATGAACCTTCCCCACCCCGAAATCCACATGGACGCCACCGGGGTGCACTGCGGCGGCTGGACCGCCGCGGTGCACGAAGGGCGACTCGAACTGGCCGGTGGCGGCGACCGACTCGACGGCCTGCGCGCCCTGTGTGTCGCGGCGTGGAGCATCCCCACCTCACCGGGTACCGGAGGAGCGGCGGCCGCGGGGACCGCGGTGCGGCCCGAGGCGGCACCCTTCGGACCGGCGCTGGCCCAGCTCGGCTGGTGA